CCTTGATGTTCCAGTTTATGGGCAAGGTGGTCGACTGGCTCGGCACTTATACGCCGCAAACGCTTTTTGCTGAAAAAGGCCATGCATTAATCGGCATGATGGCCATGGTGGCATTTTTTGCCGTTTGGACCTTTTTCGCGTCCAGTGTGCGCCTGCAAACCCTGCAAGGCGTGTTCCCCATGCGCCTGCGCTGGAATTTCCACCGCCTGATGCTGGGTCAAAGCCTGGGCTTTTATCAGGACGAATTTGCAGGACGCGTGTCCGCCAAAGTGATGCAGACCGCGCTGGCGTTGCGCGATGTCGTGATGACCGTCGCCGATATGGTTGTGTATGTGCTGGTGTACTTCATCACTTCCGGCGTGATTCTGTCCTCATTCGATGCCTGGCTTATCGTGCCGTTTATCTGCTGGATGATTGGATTCGCGATGATTATGCGTTTCCTGATTCCCAAGCTCGGCAGAACCGCTGCGCGTCAGGCCGATGCGCGCTCGCTGATGACCGGCCGTATTACCGACGCCTACTCCAATATCGCCACCGTCAAACTTTTCTCCCACGGCGCGCGCGAGGCCGCTTATGCCAAGCAGTCGATGGAAGAGTTTATGGTAACCGTCCATGCCCAAATGCGTTTGGCAACGCTGCTGCACACCTGCAGCTTTATCGTCAACAGCTCGCTGACCGTAGGCACGACCGCCTTGGGCATTTGGCTTTGGTATCACGGCCAAGTCGGCGTAGGCGCGGTAGCCACCGCCACGGCCATGGCATTGCGTGTGAACGGTTTGTCGCAATACATCATGTGGGAGTCTGCCCGATTGTTTGAAAACATAGGTACCGTCAACGATGGCATGGCGACCCTGTCCAAACCCCACACCATCCTCGACAAACCGCAAGCCCTGCCGCTTAAAGTCACCCGAGGCGAAATCAAGTTCGATCACGTCGATTTCTCCTACGAAGCAGGCAAACCGCTCCTCAACGGCTTTAATCTGAACATCAAACCCGGCGAAAAAGTCGGCTTGATCGGTCGCAGCGGCGCGGGTAAATCCACCATCGTCAACCTGCTCCTGCGCTTTTACGAACCGCAAAGCGGCACGATTTCGATTGACGGCCAAAACGTGGACAGCGTTACCCAAGAAAGTCTGCGCGCCCAAATCGGTTTGGTGACGCAAGATACCTCCCTGCTGCATCGCTCCGTCCGCGACAACATTATCTACGGCCGTCCCGATGCGACCGAAGCCGAAATGATTTCTGCCGCCGAACGCGCCGAGGCCACCGGTTTTATTCCTAACTTAAGCGATGCCAAAGGCCGACGTGGCTATGATGCACACGTTGGCGAACGCGGCGTGAAACTTTCCGGCGGCCAGCGCCAACGTATCGCCATCGCCCGCGTTAT
This region of Neisseria subflava genomic DNA includes:
- a CDS encoding ABC transporter ATP-binding protein, coding for MIKKIFSWFESRIDPYPEAAPKTPEKGLWRFIWSNIEGVRKWIAVLAVFTVGVGIMEALMFQFMGKVVDWLGTYTPQTLFAEKGHALIGMMAMVAFFAVWTFFASSVRLQTLQGVFPMRLRWNFHRLMLGQSLGFYQDEFAGRVSAKVMQTALALRDVVMTVADMVVYVLVYFITSGVILSSFDAWLIVPFICWMIGFAMIMRFLIPKLGRTAARQADARSLMTGRITDAYSNIATVKLFSHGAREAAYAKQSMEEFMVTVHAQMRLATLLHTCSFIVNSSLTVGTTALGIWLWYHGQVGVGAVATATAMALRVNGLSQYIMWESARLFENIGTVNDGMATLSKPHTILDKPQALPLKVTRGEIKFDHVDFSYEAGKPLLNGFNLNIKPGEKVGLIGRSGAGKSTIVNLLLRFYEPQSGTISIDGQNVDSVTQESLRAQIGLVTQDTSLLHRSVRDNIIYGRPDATEAEMISAAERAEATGFIPNLSDAKGRRGYDAHVGERGVKLSGGQRQRIAIARVMLKDAPILLLDEATSALDSEVEAAIQESLDKMMEGKTVIAIAHRLSTIAAMDRLIVLDKGRIIEEGSHTELLEKQGLYAKLWAHQSGGFLSEHVEWENN